Below is a genomic region from Triticum dicoccoides isolate Atlit2015 ecotype Zavitan chromosome 5A, WEW_v2.0, whole genome shotgun sequence.
ATAGCAACACACCATGGATGAGCGAATCAAGATAGGTCAACGATCTCGCCGTGGACCGGACAGCCGCCTCCCTCCACTCGGTCGCTCTCTTCCTCATCTCCCCGCCCTTCTCCCCGCCCACCGCCTCCTCGATCCTCCGCTGGACCACCTCCCGCCGCACGTTGTCGCCGATCTCCATCGCCACCCCCCACTCGGCGCATTTGTACCGGCAGTTGGTCTGCTGATCCGCGAAGAAGGGCCAGCACAGCATCGGCACGCCGCCGCAGAGGGCCTCCACCGTCGAGTTCCACCCGCTGTGCGTCAGGAACGCGCACACGGCGTCGTGCCGCAGCACCGCCTCCTGGTCGCACCAGCTTGCCACGAGGCCCCTGTCCCTGGTCGCCTCCAGGAACCCGGGGGGCAGCGCGGCGCCGGCGGCCTCGCTGCTCTTCACGACGTCCGGCCTGACGATCCAGAGGAACTCCTGGCCGCTGTTGGCCAGCCCCCACGCGAACTCCGCCAGCTCGTGGCTGCTCATCACGGTCACGCTCCCGAAGTTCACGTACACCACGGAGCGGGCCCTCTTGCCGTCGAGCCACTGCAGGCAGACGTCGTCCTCTTTCCAGAGGCTGGAGCTCACCGTGCGCAGCGGGTCCCCGCGGGGGACGATTTGGTCGGCGAGGGAGTTGAGCGGGCCGATGGTGTAGATGGCCGGTATGATGGCGCGCATGGCGTCCAGCGCCGGCTGCTCGAGCTCGTCCATGGTGTTGATGATGACGGCGTCGGCCGCCTCGGCGCGCTCCACTTGGTGTAGCTGGAAGGTCAGCAGGGTGTCGTCGCGGTCCGTCGTGCGGAGGAAGGTCGGGAAGTCCTTGAGCCGCATGTGCTTGCTCAGCCCGGGCGCCCAGTCCACCGCCATGTCCATGAACCCGTTGGTCAGCTGCTCTTCGTCTGTACGGTCTCCACGCAAAATCAATTCGTTGTTGAGATACTGAAGAAGATTTAGGCAAAGTCAAAATTTTGAAGGAAGAAGATGAGGAACTCATAGCTAGCCTTTGAGGGGAATGATGCCCCGGTCGATGAGAGGGCGGAAGTTGCGGTAGCCCATGTAGCCGCAGGCGCTGGCCGTCCAAAAGAGCGCGCACGGCACGCCGAGCTCCCTCGCGGCGTCCACGGCGAAGCTCATGAGGCCGTCCGCCACGACGCACGTGACCGGCGGCACCCCGGACGCGCTGCCGTTGAGGCCAGCGAGCAGGTTCTTGAAGTGGGGGAGGCAGGTGGTCATGGTGGAGTAGGAGAGCGACGCCGGGTCCTGCGTGGCGTCGGCGTCCGACGAGGGCAGGCCGTCGGGGATGGTGGCGAAGACGAAGCCGGGGAGGCCCGCGGCGGCGCTCGGGCCGCGGGAGCGGACGAGGCGGCGGTGGTTGTACTCGGTGCTGACGAAGGTGACGTGGAAGCCCCTGCAGTGGAGGACCTTGGCCAGCTTCATCATCGGCGTGATGTGCCCCTGCGCCGGGAACGGCAGGCACACGGCGTGCGGCTTCTCGCCGGCGGCGGGATCCATGTCTAGCAGTGGGGCGAGTGGTTCGTGGATGGAGCTTTCTTGATTGTCACCAGATCGAATAAGAAACCCAGCGGGCGAAGACCGGAAACCAGGAGATAGCTGATGATACAATATGCAGCGGCGCCTACCCCGTTTGACTTGGGAATTTCCATGTCCCCTGCTTTTTTTTTTAATTTGCGCGCGCGCGTGATGCGTTGCTATCTTGTACTCTGTGCGGCTGTGAATTCGTAGAGATGTGACACGAATGATGAGATGCACTGGTGATCCTATTGGCAGATCAGAATGGCATGcagatgcagggcccatgcatcccaGGAGCAGATTGAGTGTCGGATTATGTCGGTCTCCACTTTCTGTCCTTTCTTGCACTGATGCCACtctgtttctttcttttttttctctcccaTTGCACCCGGGGCTCGAAGCTTCATAGCCTTAAGCGCGGCGTTGATCTCGGAATCTATGAAAAACAGAGAGAGGGTCTTGTTGTCGGCTAGGGAGACCGGGGGTTATCC
It encodes:
- the LOC119302583 gene encoding 7-deoxyloganetin glucosyltransferase-like — translated: MDPAAGEKPHAVCLPFPAQGHITPMMKLAKVLHCRGFHVTFVSTEYNHRRLVRSRGPSAAAGLPGFVFATIPDGLPSSDADATQDPASLSYSTMTTCLPHFKNLLAGLNGSASGVPPVTCVVADGLMSFAVDAARELGVPCALFWTASACGYMGYRNFRPLIDRGIIPLKDEEQLTNGFMDMAVDWAPGLSKHMRLKDFPTFLRTTDRDDTLLTFQLHQVERAEAADAVIINTMDELEQPALDAMRAIIPAIYTIGPLNSLADQIVPRGDPLRTVSSSLWKEDDVCLQWLDGKRARSVVYVNFGSVTVMSSHELAEFAWGLANSGQEFLWIVRPDVVKSSEAAGAALPPGFLEATRDRGLVASWCDQEAVLRHDAVCAFLTHSGWNSTVEALCGGVPMLCWPFFADQQTNCRYKCAEWGVAMEIGDNVRREVVQRRIEEAVGGEKGGEMRKRATEWREAAVRSTARSLTYLDSLIHGVLLSGKNG